In the Topomyia yanbarensis strain Yona2022 chromosome 3, ASM3024719v1, whole genome shotgun sequence genome, one interval contains:
- the LOC131687582 gene encoding uncharacterized protein LOC131687582 encodes MNNPRICGKCHTDGSVNQMVGCDMCDVWLHVDCAGITGENPDPNKSWRCEQCLHDEVTEVASNATQKTTKTSSSVNVRRAELALKLLEEEQALLKRNREKEDEFRWKEAEIQKQRAEEDAKLLKQKHELLQSLDDGDGSIRSGISRRVSRKMVQSWLGGSEIPLIEKPQASAKGTQPLTVPVSGTVAAAISSTLGQQSGADILRNKNAATNIIVPKSTSTPHTTISTVNHNASVPIQAATSTSFANWGGYYPRVAINSSSDIPINCEAQKFSQTNILPWGFGAPSAAAFSSGSYSSQLPPVFASGSIPLVSSYDSQSAPQTIPVANFGGALAFGCASSSVATSSQSATSVSFPNHWNQRQLVSVVSTASDPVTSTGIFGQAQPVPRVYNNSNPVAAAANVNNLEQQQQGGSYYPLPPNMQQLGVPVQNVPSVEQIAARHVMQRDLPTFSGDPQDWPMFFSLFQNSTMACGYTDVENLSRLQRCLKGQALESVKSRLLLPQSVPHVMETLQMLYGRPEILIHSLLQKLRSVPSPKAENLQSIITYGLAVRNLVDHMHVSNLTEHLRNPMLVHELVEKLPPQMRMQWSWYKRSISDANLVTFGDFMSELVKTATDVTIPGDNSTKHVNAGREQQKLHVHTEAEGDQTAEPTANKPIHSRELVQMKRLCAYCSDDGHEVARCAQFKALDIDGRWKAIRAKGLCRTCLIPHRKWPCRSGKECGEEGCHFRHHPLLHSRAVAPTYPMSSENVTRQNHHLGTNLSLFRYLPITLEGNGKKVETFAFLDDGCESTLMEAEVAAELDIRGPEESLCLAWTGNISREEKGSQRISVTISGTGLKNKFQLNNVRTVHKLKLQGQSFQYTELQRTYPHLRGLPLNSYSNAVPRMIIGIEHSRLLTTLKVREGKTNEPVAAKTRLGWCVYGKQINGSTAVTRLHVHSEEIGNRELHELMRQYYNVEEAAVATLLESEDDKRARAILEKTTRRVGGGFETGLLWKYDRPLFPNSYPMAVRRMQSLEKRLDKEPSLRERVNVLITEYESKGYAHRITQREAESTIPGREWYLPLGIVRNPKKPEKIRLIWDAAARVNGVSLNDMLLKGPDMLTSLFAVLLRFRQKPVAVCGDIREMFHQIRIISQDRQSQRFVYREQSDQPPQVFVMDVATFGATCSPCSAQYIKNTNAEDFRSQFPRATEAILKAHYVDDYLDSVDTVDEAIQIIEEVKYVHAKGGFEIRHFSSNSREVLRRLGEVKHVKDKSMLLDKIAEAERVLGMVWKPAEDVFTFDVALVDDLVMLLAEGVTPTKRQVLRLVMSLFDPCGFIAHFIVHGKILMQHIWRSGTDWDEKISEGLLDLWNDWTRLLKRLGEVEVPRCFFGETSSKRHSGIQLHVFVDASELAYACVAYLRIIQEGKVRCVLVAAKTKVAPLKPLSIPRLELQAGLIGCRLMENISSSLDLPIEKRFVWTDSRTVLSWVRSDSRRYHPYVGFRVGEILNLSSVIEWHYVPSKQNVADEATKWGVGPNFSPISRWYVSQNFLYLPEKEWPDQPTKQGMTGEELRVVFQHHQQIPPPLIDLNRFSNWNRLLRATAYFLRAVQLFHKENLSGPLHSEELQQAENLLWRQVQFQAFSDEYCVLEFNKANPGKKMKQIEKCSPLYEQSPCMDDEGVIRMNSRIGAAPTVAFAAKFPILLPKDHRLTVLLVDSFHQRFKHQNHETVFNEIRQQFRIPKLRSLIKNVARDCMYCKLRKATPRPPMMAPLPKVRLTPHIRAFSYTGVDYFGPILVKQNRSLVKRWVALFTCLTVRAVHLEVVHSLSTQSCVMAIRRFVSRRGAPAAFYSDNGTCFKGSSNLLSEQIQNIHENCAETFTNARTSWHFNPPSAPHMGGSWERMVRSVKAAMAAVAEHSRHPTDEVLETVVLDAEAMVNSRPLTYVPLDDVEQEALTPNHFLLYGTQGVVQPRTVFVTEGSTLRDSWKLTQYLVDQCWRRWVREYLPTLTRRTKWFQPTKPLEPGDVVYVVDENKRNGWLRGRIIEVIAGRDGQVRRAVVQTSDGILTRPTVKLALMDVRPDRKENVEGGSPELHGRGDVKNRCKQTNRNVSSERSLIENCHQLNIHGNAAQKEEEKEQI; translated from the coding sequence ATGAACAATCCTCGTATCTGCGGTAAATGCCATACAGACGGCTCGGTGAACCAAATGGTTGGATGCGACATGTGTGATGTGTGGCTTCACGTCGATTGTGCTGGTATCACGGGTGAGAACCCGGATCCGAACAAAAGCTGGCGCTGTGAGCAGTGCCTTCATGATGAAGTGACTGAAGTGGCCAGCAATGCCACCCAGAAGACAACAAAGACGTCCAGCAGTGTCAATGTTCGGCGGGCGGAGTTGGCCCTAAAGTTGCTTGAGGAAGAACAAGCGTTGCTGAAGAGAAACCGGGAAAAGGAGGATGAGTTTCGTTGGAAAGAAGCAGAAATTCAGAAGCAGAGAGCAGAGGAAGATGCTAAACTGCTTAAGCAGAAACACGAACTGTTGCAATCGTTGGATGATGGAGACGGGAGCATAAGAAGCGGGATAAGCAGAAGAGTAAGCCGAAAGATGGTCCAGTCGTGGCTCGGAGGTAGTGAAATACCGTTAATTGAGAAGCCACAAGCATCTGCAAAAGGAACTCAACCGTTAACTGTGCCAGTATCCGGAACGGTAGCAGCTGCTATTTCTTCCACATTGGGACAGCAGTCTGGTGCTGATATTCTTCGTAACAAGAATGCTGCGACGAACATCATCGTCCCCAAATCGACGTCCACACCGCATACTACGATAAGTACTGTTAACCATAATGCATCAGTTCCGATTCAAGCGGCAACTAGTACGTCGTTTGCAAATTGGGGTGGGTACTATCCCAGAGTAGCAATAAACTCATCGTCCGACATTCCGATAAATTGTGAAGCCCAAAAGTTTTCGCAAACAAATATTCTTCCTTGGGGGTTTGGTGCTCCATCAGCTGCTGCCTTTTCGAGCGGAAGCTATAGTAGTCAGTTGCCTCCAGTCTTCGCCTCTGGTTCAATACCACTTGTCTCTAGTTATGATAGCCAATCTGCACCACAAACAATACCAGTAGCTAATTTCGGCGGGGCTCTTGCTTTCGGGTGTGCGTCAAGTTCAGTGGCAACGAGTTCGCAGTCAGCAACGAGCGTGTCTTTCCCTAATCATTGGAACCAACGTCAACTTGTTTCAGTGGTATCTACCGCTTCCGATCCAGTAACATCGACAGGAATATTTGGACAAGCTCAACCCGTTCCTCGAGTATACAACAATTCAAATCCAGTGGCGGCTGCAGCAAATGTGAATAATTTGGAACAGCAGCAGCAGGGTGGATCGTATTATCCCTTGCCACCCAACATGCAGCAGTTAGGCGTGCCGGTTCAAAACGTGCCTTCTGTCGAGCAAATAGCGGCACGACATGTGATGCAACGTGATTTGCCCACATTCTCAGGTGACCCACAAGATTGGCCAATGTTTTtcagtttgtttcaaaattcaaCGATGGCTTGTGGGTATACAGATGTGGagaatctttccagattacagCGCTGCTTGAAGGGACAGGCGCTTGAATCCGTGAAAAGTCGTTTACTGTTGCCCCAGTCGGTGCCGCACGTGATGGAGACACTGCAGATGCTGTACGGACGACCGGAAATATTGATTCATTCTTTGCTGCAGAAGTTGCGTAGCGTTCCATCACCAAAGGCTGAAAACTTGCAGTCGATCATCACCTATGGGTTGGCTGTGCGCAATCTAGTCGATCACATGCACGTTTCAAATCTGACGGAACACTTGCGCAATCCAATGTTGGTGCACGAGTTGGTGGAGAAGCTGCCCCCACAAatgcgaatgcagtggtcttggTACAAGCGCTCAATTTCGGACGCCAACCTCGTGACGTTCGGCGACTTTATGTCAGAGTTGGTAAAAACAGCAACAGATGTAACAATTCCTGGGGACAATTCGACTAAGCATGTCAACGCAGGACGGGAACAACAAAAGCTGCATGTTCACACAGAAGCAGAGGGTGACCAAACAGCAGAACCAACAGCGAACAAGCCGATCCACTCGAGAGAATTAGTACAGATGAAGAGATTGTGCGCCTACTGTTCGGATGACGGTCATGAAGTGGCACGATGCGCTCAGTTCAAAGCCTTAGACATTGACGGAAGATGGAAGGCGATTCGGGCGAAGGGACTTTGTAGGACATGTTTGATTCCTCATCGCAAGTGGCCTTGTCGTTCGGGCAAGGAGTGCGGAGAAGAAGGTTGTCATTTCCGTCACCATCCTTTGCTGCATTCCCGAGCAGTGGCCCCTACTTATCCGATGTCCAGCGAGAATGTCACGCGCCAGAATCATCATCTTGGGACTAATTTGTCTCTGTTTCGATATCTTCCCATAACGCTCGAAGGAAATGGAAAGAAAGTGGAAACGTTCGCATTTTTGGACGATGGATGTGAATCTACACTGATGGAAGCAGAAGTTGCAGCGGAGCTCGATATCAGGGGCCCTGAGGAATCTCTCTGCCTCGCCTGGACCGGAAACATATCACGAGAAGAGAAGGGTTCGCAACGAATTTCGGTGACCATTTCCGGAACTGGTCTCAAGAATAAATTTCAGCTGAACAATGTGCGCACGGTACACAAGTTGAAGCTCCAAGGTCAGTCGTTCCAGTATACCGAGCTTCAAAGGACTTATCCACATCTCAGAGGACTTCCACTGAACAGCTACTCTAACGCGGTACCGAGAATGATAATTGGTATTGAGCACTCACGATTGCTTACTACTTTGAAAGTGCGAGAAGGTAAAACCAACGAACCCGTGGCAGCGAAGACGAGATTAGGCTGGTGCGTGTATGGTAAGCAGATTAACGGTAGTACTGCTGTAACACGACTGCATGTGCACTCGGAGGAGATCGGAAACCGGGAGCTACATGAGCTAATGAGACAGTACTATAATGTCGAGGAAGCAGCGGTAGCTACACTACTAGAGTCGGAGGACGACAAACGAGCCCGAGCCATTCTGGAGAAAACTACACGAAGAGTAGGGGGTGGTTTCGAAACCGGGCTTCTGTGGAAGTATGACCGACCATTGTTCCCAAATAGCTATCCGATGGCCGTTCGCAGAATGCAGTCGTTGGAGAAACGACTCGATAAGGAGCCAAGTCTGCGGGAACGAGTGAACGTACTGATAACAGAGTACGAATCGAAAGGATACGCTCACCGAATCACACAAAGGGAGGCAGAGTCGACGATTCCGGGTCGCGAGTGGTACTTGCCTCTTGGAATCGTAAGAAACCCGAAAAAGCCAGAAAAGATTCGGCTGATTTGGGATGCTGCCGCGCGAGTAAATGGTGTATCGTTAAACGATATGCTCCTGAAAGGGCCAGATATGCTGACATCATTATTCGCAGTCCTGCTGCGATTTCGTCAGAAACCAGTCGCAGTGTGTGGGGATATTCGTGAGATGTTCCACCAAATACGGATAATCTCGCAGGATAGGCAGTCACAAAGGTTCGTATATCGAGAGCAATCTGATCAGCCACCGCAGGTCTTCGTCATGGACGTGGCAACGTTTGGTGCAACGTGCTCGCCTTGCTCCGCACAGTACATAAAGAATACGAACGCAGAGGACTTTAGATCACAATTCCCGAGAGCTACCGAAGCGATCCTCAAGGCCCACTACGTTGACGACTACTTGGACAGCGTAGATACGGTTGACGAAGCGATCCAAATAATAGAAGAAGTGAAATACGTGCATGCAAAAGGAGGGTTTGAAATCCGGCACTTCTCGTCCAATTCGCGCGAGGTATTGCGACGCCTAGGTGAGGTCAAGCATGTAAAAGATAAATCGATGCTCCTGGACAAGATAGCGGAAGCGGAACGCGTTCTGGGTATGGTGTGGAAACCAGCGGAAGACGTTTTCACCTTTGATGTCGCCTTGGTGGACGATCTTGTGATGTTATTAGCGGAAGGAGTTACGCCCACGAAGCGGCAGGTGTTAAGACTCGTAATGTCACTATTTGACCCATGCGGGTTCATCGCCCATTTCATCGTTCATGGCAAGATTCTCATGCAACACATTTGGAGATCGGGCACGGACTGGGATGAAAAGATTTCCGAAGGTTTGCTTGATCTGTGGAATGACTGGACCCGACTATTGAAACGGTTGGGTGAAGTAGAAGTTCCTCGCTGTTTCTTTGGTGAGACGAGCAGTAAGCGGCATAGCGGAATACAACTTCACGTATTCGTCGATGCAAGTGAGTTGGCATACGCCTGTGTTGCATATCTGAGGATCATACAAGAGGGAAAGGTGCGATGTGTTCTTGTTGCGGCAAAGACGAAAGTGGCGCCGCTTAAACCGCTCTCCATCCCTCGGCTAGAGTTGCAGGCAGGACTAATAGGCTGCCGGTTGATGGAGAATATCAGCTCATCTTTAGATCTCCCCATCGAAAAACGTTTCGTGTGGACAGATTCCAGAACGGTTCTGTCGTGGGTGCGATCAGATAGTCGACGATATCACCCTTACGTAGGGTTTCGAGTTGGCGAAATTTTGAATCTCTCCTCCGTGATTGAGTGGCATTACGTTCCGTCTAAGCAAAACGTGGCCGACGAAGCAACGAAATGGGGTGTCGGGCCCAACTTCAGTCCAATTAGCCGCTGGTATGTTAGTCAAAACTTTCTGTACCTTCCAGAGAAAGAATGGCCTGATCAACCGACCAAGCAAGGGATGACGGGAGAAGAACTACGTGTCGTGTTCCAGCACCATCAACAAATACCGCCACCATTGATCGACTTGAACAGATTCTCGAACTGGAACCGTCTGTTACGAGCGACCGCGTACTTTCTGAGAGCAGTTCAGCTGTTCCACAAAGAAAATCTGTCCGGACCGCTGCATAGTGAAGAACTGCAGCAAGCAGAGAACTTATTGTGGCGACAAGTGCAATTTCAAGCATTTTCTGACGAGTACTGTGTGCTGGAGTTCAACAAAGCGAACCCTGGAAAGAAGATGAAGCAAATCGAGAAATGCAGTCCACTGTACGAGCAGTCACCGTGTATGGACGATGAAGGAGTTATACGAATGAATAGCAGGATTGGTGCTGCCCCAACCGTTGCATTCGCAGCAAAGTTTCCGATACTGCTGCCAAAGGATCACCGTCTGACAGTTCTCCTCGTCGACAGTTTCCACCAACGATTCAAGCATCAGAACCATGAAACTGTCTTCAATGAGATTCGTCAACAGTTTCGAATACCGAAGCTGCGGTCTCTGATAAAAAATGTAGCTAGAGACTGCATGTACTGTAAACTCAGGAAGGCAACACCCAGACCACCGATGATGGCGCCACTCCCGAAGGTTCGTTTGACACCTCATATACGTGCATTCAGCTACACTGGCGTAGACTACTTCGGTCCAATTCTGGTTAAGCAGAATCGCAGCTTGGTGAAACGCTGGGTGGCACTCTTCACCTGCCTCACTGTACGTGCAGTCCACCTGGAGGTTGTTCACAGTCTATCGACACAGTCCTGCGTGATGGCGATTCGTCGATTCGTGAGCCGGAGAGGCGCCCCAGCAGCATTCTACTCCGACAATGGTACGTGCTTCAAGGGGTCCAGTAACCTACTATCAGAACAGATACAGAACATCCATGAAAACTGTGCAGAGACGTTTACGAATGCAAGAACCAGCTGGCACTTCAACCCGCCATCAGCACCACATATGGGTGGATCATGGGAGCGGATGGTTCGTTCCGTCAAAGCAGCTATGGCAGCTGTCGCAGAACATTCTCGTCACCCTACTGATGAGGTACTAGAGACCGTTGTGCTGGACGCGGAAGCGATGGTCAACTCGCGACCGCTAACTTACGTTCCGCTAGACGACGTCGAGCAAGAGGCCCTCACACCCAATCACTTTTTGCTTTATGGTACTCAAGGTGTCGTCCAACCAAGAACAGTATTCGTGACTGAAGGATCAACACTCCGGGACAGCTGGAAGCTCACCCAGTACTTGGTGGACCAATGTTGGAGAAGATGGGTTCGTGAGTATCTGCCGACACTGACCAGACGTACCAAGTGGTTCCAACCGACTAAACCTTTGGAACCTGGAGACGTAGTTTACGTAGTCGACGAGAACAAACGTAACGGATGGCTAAGAGGACGGATCATTGAGGTGATAGCCGGAAGAGATGGACAGGTCCGGCGAGCGGTGGTGCAGACCAGTGACGGTATCCTCACTCGGCCGACTGTAAAATTAGCATTGATGGATGTTCGGCCAGACCGAAAGGAGAACGTAGAAGGGGGATCTCCGGAACTACACGGGCGGGGGGATGTTAAAAACCGCTGCAAACAAACGAACCGTAACGTGAGTTCCGAACGCTCCCTGATCGAGAACTGTCACCAACTCAATATCCACGGAAACGCCGCACAAAAGGAAGAGGAGAAAGAACAAATATAA